Below is a genomic region from Echinicola rosea.
TCATAGCTGCAATTGGTGCAATAACCTGCTGGCTGGCCACCTACTTCCGTCTAAAAGAAAAACAAGTGTAACCATGGAATTCAACGAATCCAGAAATATCTTCCTCCAGATCGCTGACTGGCTCTGTGACCAAATCCTCCAAGAGAAATTTGCTCCTGGCGAGCGGGTGCCTTCTGTCCGGGAGCTCGCAGAAGATATGGAAGTAAACCGCAACACGGTCATGCGGACCTATAGCATCCTCCAAGATCAAGAGATCCTGGACAATAAACGCGGCATTGGTTTCTTCGTGGCAGAAAAAGCCCCGCAAAAGATCCATCACCGGCAAAAAGCCGCTTTTATCGAACATGAGCTTCCCCTGCTGATCCACCGGGTAAAAGTCCTTGGACTTTCGGCGTTGGACTTAAAACCACTTTTGAATATTTTAGATGAAAACAATCATAAAATCGAGCATGACGAAAAACGTCACACTGGGAAATGAACATCGACCATGTAAGATTCCATATGACCATTAAAAAGCAATTATATACATATGAAAACAAGTAATAAAATCCTTTTTGGCTTTGTGATGTTTGCCTTGGCAGTACA
It encodes:
- a CDS encoding GntR family transcriptional regulator, producing the protein MEFNESRNIFLQIADWLCDQILQEKFAPGERVPSVRELAEDMEVNRNTVMRTYSILQDQEILDNKRGIGFFVAEKAPQKIHHRQKAAFIEHELPLLIHRVKVLGLSALDLKPLLNILDENNHKIEHDEKRHTGK